DNA sequence from the Cellulophaga sp. HaHaR_3_176 genome:
TTTTTATGTATTTATCAGATACATTTACGCCGCCAATAAATCCTATTTTACCATCAATGACTGCAATTTTTCTATGGTTTCTATAATTTAGTGTAAATAGTAAACTTCCGAATCGCAATGGCATCATAGGAAAAGCTTTTACACCAATTTTTTTAAACCGTTTTATAATTTTCCCTCTAAAAGCAAAACTACCAACAGAGTCATATATAAGCCTTACCTCTACACCTTCATTTATTTTTTCTTTAAATACGTTGTAAAAACGTTCAGTTAGCTCCCCTTCTTCAAAAATATAATACTGTAAATGAATAAAGTTTTCAGCTTCTTGTATTGCTTTAAAAATAGAATCAAATGTTTGCTTTCCATCATTTAAGACGGATACATTATTACCTGAATACGGTAAAAAAAAGGTGTTGCTTTCAATTAGTTTAGAGAGTTTACCATATTTTAAAGAGTCTATCTGAGTTGTATTATTTGTACTTTCTAGCTCTTGATAAGTTTCGTTATAAAGTTTTCTTCTTTCTGTTTGGCGCAGTCTAAAAAATTTAAATTTTCTTCGGTTAACACCAAATAAATAATATAAGATAGGGCCTCCAAAGGGTATCGCAATTATAGCAAGTAACCAACTTAATGATTTTGTAGGCCTAGAACCATGCAAAACAATACTGCCGAAAGCCCACAGCGTGCATATACCGTACATTATATAAAAAAAGGTGTTCATGAGATTTTGTTGTGTTGCTTGAATTTTTGGGTTAAAGTACTAATAAATACCATGTCAATTTAAAAGCAATTGTAATGCAGTTAATTATAAGTTTGATAGGGGCTGGCTATGTTTCAGTAATAGCGGAATTTTATCGTGTATAACTAACCATACTTCACATTTTGAAAGATTATAGAAGACATAGGAGTAGATTTAAGAAACTTAATTTAGTGCTTTTGCCACTACTTACTTTAGGCGTTATAGGCTATTTTGTAGTTACAAATTATGTGGAAAATAAGATTGAAACAGTACTTAAAAGTGATTTAAAAGAATCGTTTGATATTAGTTATGAAGATATATATGTGAGTCTTTTTTTTAAAAGTATTCAGATTGATAAAATACGTATAAAGCCTACAGCATCTAAAAGCTTTACAACTATAAAAAAATTAGAAGTAATTGGGATTAGTTATTATGATCTCATTAAAAATGGAAATTTTATTATTGATGATGTTGTTTTTGATAAAATAAATGCAACACATTATCAAAAGAAAGACTCATCAAAACTTAAAAAAAGTAACACCAATTTTAAGCAAACAATTAAGATTGAAAATTTTAAAATAACCAATTCTAATATCGACCTTTATAAAGCTAATGATAGTTTAAATTTTACAATTA
Encoded proteins:
- the cls gene encoding cardiolipin synthase, with protein sequence MNTFFYIMYGICTLWAFGSIVLHGSRPTKSLSWLLAIIAIPFGGPILYYLFGVNRRKFKFFRLRQTERRKLYNETYQELESTNNTTQIDSLKYGKLSKLIESNTFFLPYSGNNVSVLNDGKQTFDSIFKAIQEAENFIHLQYYIFEEGELTERFYNVFKEKINEGVEVRLIYDSVGSFAFRGKIIKRFKKIGVKAFPMMPLRFGSLLFTLNYRNHRKIAVIDGKIGFIGGVNVSDKYIKNISELGIWKDLHLMIKGPAVNSLHRVFIKDYHFASDEELLINEKYLPNNEPIGDSTIQIVTSGPDSKQPAVMQQYVAMINSAQESICIANPYFIPGVTVIQAIKVAALSGIEVSLLIPSKSDSIMAKYSMYANFEELLAIGVKIFLRNDFSHSKVILIDSELASVGSGNFDYRSFEHNFEANALIYDSKITKVICEEFDTQCHKNNLIDYKTFKNRPIAQKFLEGLANFFSPLL